The window CGCGGAGCGTAGGAACGATCAGGGCTCAGGGTTTGTGCAGGGTTTTCTGTTTGAGGATGTAAAGGGTCACCAGCACGGCGCTGGTCAGCATGAACCCCCGCGCCCACGGCAGGGGCACCAGATAGCAGGAAAGCAGGATGCTCGCCCACATCAGGCCGATGGCGTAGACCTTGCCTTTGAGCGGGATGCCGTTGCCGCTCAGGTAATCGCGAACCCACGGCCCAAGCCGCGGATGTTCAATCAGCCAATGATAAAAGCGCGGCGAACTGCGGGCGAAGCAGGCGGCCGCCAGCAGCAGGAAGGGCGTGGTGGGCAATACCGGCAGGAAAATCCCGATCACCCCCAGCGCTACGCTTAGCCAGCCGATGGCCAGCAGCACGTAACGCAACATCAGGGAGCGGTTGCCTATGGGGTTGTCCATAGGCAAAACCTTAGTGGTGACGAGGCTTGAGGATCGCCGGTTTTTCGTCTGGCGCCTGGCACAGCAGGTACAGCGCGGTCAGGGCTTCCGGGATCTGTACGATCATGTCGTCCATCAGGTTGGCGTCTTTGGCGATATCTTCGAACTCTGGCTGTTCGTCGAACAGACCCGAGCCGACCATGATCGGCAGCAGCATTTCGCTGACTTCATCTTCGGCGGTTTCGAACCAGGCGGCTTCGCGCAGGAACACGCCTTCCATGAAACCGATGCACCAGCCGCGCAGGTCGGAATCATCCGGCTCTTCGCCCAGGTCCAGGTCGCAGGGCAGCTCGAACTCTTCATCGGACGCCAGTTGGCGAGCGATGTGAGCCTTGAGGGCCAGCAGGGTGGATTCGATCGCTTCACGCTCGGTGTCGTCGGCGTAATGCGGCTCTTCGGCGAAGAGGGCGTCGATCCATTCACGGTCGGGAACGGGTTCGGAACAGATCGACAGCGCAGTGAGGTAGCCGTGGGCGGCCACGTAGTCCAGCGCCTCGTCATGCAGTTCGTCGGCGTCGAGGAAGACTTGCAGGCGGGTTAGTTGCTCAGCGAAGGACATTAAAGGGCTACCTTGGGAATTTAAACAGATGCGGGAATTCTAGGCCTTCTTGAGCGCTTGGGCCAGCCGCGCGGCATTTTTGCACCCATGCAGGAGTATGGAATGCCGCAATCCCTGTGGGAGCGAGCCTGCTCGCGATGGCGGCAACCCAATCAACATTGATATTGAATGTAACGCCGCCATCGCGAGCAGGCTCGCTCCCACAGGTTGCGCGCGGTGTTCGTCCTTATGTGTCCTATCAGCGGCACCCTTTGCCGGACATCGCTCGGGTATACTCCCGCGTTTTGTGATGCCCTGCCGGCGTCGTGGCTGAAATGTGAAGCGTCATGCAATGCGCACTTACGATTTGTCGGTGCAGCCTTCGTGGTTCTGAACCAGCCTTGCAGGGATGTTTTTGTGATTTTTGGAGTTTCTATGCTCGAACAGGCTCAACGCGTCCTCAAGGACATCTTCGGCTACGACAGTTTCCGTGGCCGTCAGGGTGCAATCATTGAGCGCGTGGCCAGTGGCGGCGACGCCCTGGTGCTGATGCCTACCGGTGGCGGCAAGTCCTTGTGCTTTCAGGTGCCGGCGCTGTTGCGCGAAGGCCTGGCGGTGGTGGTGTCGCCGCTGATCGCCCTGATGGACGACCAGGTCGCCACCCTCGAAGAGCTGGGCGTCGCGGCGGCGGCATTGAACTCCACGCTCAGCGCCGAGCAGCAGCGCGATCTGGCGGCACGGATCAAGCGCGGTGAAGTGAAAATGCTTTATCTCGCGCCCGAGCGTCTGGTTCAGCCACGGATGCTGGCGTTCCTGCAAAGTCTTGAAATTTCCCTGTTCGCCATCGACGAAGCCCACTGCGTGTCCCAATGGGGTCACGACTTCCGCCGCGAATACCTGCAATTGGGCCAGTTGGCGGAATTGTTCCCCAACGTCCCACGTATCGCCCTGACCGCGACCGCCGACAAGCGAACCCGGGAAGAAATCGTCGACCGCCTTCATCTTCAGGATGCCGAGCGTTTCCTGTCGAGTTTCGACCGCCCCAACATCTTCTATCGCATCGTGCCCAAAGAGCAGCCGCGCAAGCAGTTGCTGGCGTTCCTCGCCGAGCGGCGCAGCGATGCCGGTATCGTCTATTGCCTGTCGCGCAAAAAGGTTGATGAGGTAGCGGTGTTCCTCAGCGAGCAAGGTTTCCCGGCGCTGCCTTACCATGCCGGTCTGCCTAATGACACGCGGGCCCATCACCAGAAGCGCTTCCTCAATGAGGAAGGCCTGGTCATGGTGGCCACCGTGGCGTTCGGCATGGGCATCGACAAGCCCAACGTGCGCTTCGTCGCTCACCTCGATTTGCCAAAATCCCTAGAGGCTTACTACCAGGAAACCGGTCGCGGCGGCCGTGACGGTCTGCCGGCGGATGCCTGGATGGCCTACGGCCTGCAAGACGTGGTGATGCTCAAGCAGATGTTGCAGAACTCCGAAGGTGACGAGCGCCACAAGCGTCTGGAGCAGCACAAGCTCGACGCCATGCTCTCGCTCTGCGAAGAAACCCGCTGCCGTCGCCAGACGTTGCTGGCCTATTTTGACGAAGACATGCCCGAACCCTGCGGCCATTGCGACAACTGCGTCGATGGCGTGCAGACCTGGGACGCCACCGAGCCGGCCCGTCAGGCGCTGTCGGCGATCTACCGCACCGGCCAGCGCTATGGCGTCGGCCATCTGGTTGACGTGTTGCTGGGCAAGGACAATGAAAAGATTCGCAGCTTCGGTCATCAGCATTTGTCGGTATACGGTGTAGGCAAAGCGATGGGGGAGAGCGAATGGCGCTCCTTGTTCCGACAACTTGTTGCCCGTGGTCTGGCGGACATCGACCTGGAAGGCTACGGCGGCCTGCGCCTGAGCGACAGCTGTCGACCGCTGCTCAAGGGCGAAGTGACCCTGGAGCTGCGTCGCGACCTGAAGCCGCAAACCACGGCCAAAAGCAGCAAGAGCCAGGCGAGCCAACTGGTTCGCGGCGAAGAGCGCGAACAGTGGGAAGCCTTGCGCGCCCTGCGTCGAAAACTCGCCGAAGAGCATGGCGTGCCGCCGTACGTCATCTTCCCCGACTCGACACTGTTGGAAATGCTCCGCAGCCAACCGACCTCGCTGGCGGAAATGGCCACGGTCAGTGGCGTTGGCGCGCGCAAGCTGGAGCGCTACGGCGAGGCCTTCCTCGAAGTGCTCGGCGGGCAAGTCGAGGCACCGAAAGTGGTGGCCGACCTGCGCCACGAACTGATCACCCTGGCCCGAGCCGGTATGACCCCGTTGCAGATCGCCGGTCAGCTGCAATGCTCGGAAAAGAACGTCTACACCCTGCTCGCCGAAGCGATTGGCAAGCAGCAGTTGTCGCTGGAGCAAGCGCTGGATCTGCCTGAAGAGTTGATGGGCGAAATCCAGGATGCGTTCCTCGACGGCGAAGGCGAATTGCCGCCTGTGTCGGAGATTGCCGCACTGTTCGCCGGGAGAGTACCGGAAGGCGTTTTGTACTGTGTTCGGGCGGCGCTGCAATCCGAATTCGAGATTTAGGTGATCTGCCACATAGATGTAACGATTCAGTACAGGGCAAGCCTTGCCTATGGCCAAGGGTCATGCTTAGCTGACTAATAATTAGTTTTTCTTTATTTCAGTCTAATCATGAGTGTTTTATGCCGTTAACCGAACAACACCGCTTTGGCATGCAACTGGCCCAGATGTCGCGTGGCTGGCGTGCCGAACTGGACCGCCGCCTGGCTGGCCTGGGTCTGTCCCAGGCGCGCTGGCTGGTGCTGCTGCACCTGGCGCGTTTTGATGATGCGCCGACTCAACGTGAACTGGCGCAGAGCGTCGGGGTTGAGGGGCCGACCCTGGCTCGTCTGCTCGACAGCCTCGAAAGCCAGGGGCTGGTGCAACGTCAATCGGTGCTGGAAGACCGTCGGGCAAAAAAAATCGTCCTCTGTGCCCCGGCTCTTCCCTTGATCGAACAAATTGAAACCATTGCCACCCAACTGCGCCACGAATTGTTCGATGGCGTCGATGAGGCAGACTTGAAGGTCTGCATGCGGGTCCACGGGCACATTCTGGCCAACCTGGAAAAATCTTGAGGCATAAACGCCCCCAGGACTTTTGAGATACCCCGTTGGGCAGACTATAAAGAACTACTTGGCAATATCGTGTTCGTACCGGATGTGCGAACGCGTACAAGATGGTTCTGGTTATCTAAGGGATGCTCATGCTCGATAGTTGGCACGTGGCTTTACGGTGTTGCGCCAGGCTGTTTCTGGTCGGTGGCGCTGTCACTTACTCGGCATTGGCGCCCGCGTTGGGCTTGGGTGAAATCACCCTGCATTCGGCGTTGAATCAGCCGTTGCGCGCCGACATCGCACTGGAAGATGCCGCAGGTCTGGCGGAGGGGGAGTTCTCGGTCAGCCTGGCGACAGCGGATGAATTCAGTCGCGCCGGCATCGATCGGGTGTTCTTCCTCAATAATCTGAAATTCACGCCGATCCTGCGCGGCAACCGCAGCCTGATCCGGGTGAGCTCCAGCAAACCGGTCAATGAGCCTTTCCTGAATTTCCTGGTGCAGCTCAATCAACCCAATGGGCGGGTGCTGCGCGAATACACGGTGCTGATCGATCCGCCGGGTACGCCGGGGATTGTCCCCGTGACTGACGAACCGGTTACCGACGTTCAGTCCTCCGGATTCCCGACAGTTGCGCCGGCCGCTGAGAAGCCACCTGCGACAAAAAGCAAAAAGCCACCACCGCCTCCTGTCGCCGCGCCGATGAGTGATCCCGTCGCCGAACAACTGGCCGCCAGCGTGCTGCAAAATCAGCAGCTGCAAGCAAGCATCGATGAACTGACTGCGAAGCTTCAGGCCCAGGAAGAGCTGGTCGCCGGTCAGAAAAAGCAGGTGACGGAACTGCAAACCCAATTGGCGGAAATCACGACCGCAGCGGCGGAGCCAGTTGCTCCCGCCGTTGTGGCTCCCGCGCCGGCCATTGTTGAAGAGCCTGAGGCGACTAACTGGGGGCTGATTGTCGGGTTGCTGGCGGTGGCGGTTCTGGTGTTGCTGGGGGTGTTCGTTCGGCGTCAACGACAACAGGTTCAGGCATTGCCTGACGCCCTGCCTGTTTTACCGTCACGCCATGAACCGGTACTTGATCGAACTGCAGAACCGGTTGCCCAATCGTCAACGGTGCAACCGGCAACTGAATCGGGCGAAGAGTCGCCCGCAGGCGATGTGCTTGAAGGGGTCGAAATCTACCTGGCCTATGGCCGTTTTTCCGAAGCAGCCGGTTTGTTGCGTGAGGCGCTGATCAAGGAGCCGCAACGCACGGACCTTGCCGTTCAGCTGTTGGAAGTCTTGGGTAAACAGGGTGACGCACCCGCCTATGAAGCACAGGAAAACAACCTGCGTGACGCCGGATACGACCTGCAAGAACTTCAGACTATTCGCGCCCGACACCCGAAATTGAGCAGTGCGGCACCGTTGGCCGTTGCAGCGTCAATGACTCCCCCCAAGGCTGCGATTGCCGAAGCGGCGCCCAACGATGAGTTCCAGTTGAACCTGGATGACCTGTCAATGGATTCGAGCTGGGACCTGATCAGCCCTTTTGAGCACTCGCCGTCCGCCGCGAAACCATCGAGCGAATCCGCCCCGGTCGAGCCGCCTTTTGTCTCGAACCTGCACGTCTTGCCCGAGGTGTTTGAAATGCCCGACGAGCCGATAATGGACGAGCCCGAACTTGAATGGGTCGCCGAGCCTGACTCGCAGTCTCTGGATGACGCCTTTCTCAACGAGTTCAGCGATCCCGGCCAGTCGCTGGAACTGGAACCTCTGAATCTGGAGCCGGCTGAACCGAGCAGCGCCGACAAACTCGAACAAGCCCAGACCTGCATTGATGACGGCGATGTGAACAGCGCCATCGAACTGCTCAACGAGTTGCTCGAGGAAGGCAACGAGCCGCTTAAGCAGACAGCCCGGAACCTGCTCGCCGGGCTATCATAGCGGCGCCCTCTGGCTCAGGAGTTTCGCCGATCATGACTGCACGCAAACCGGAAATCATCATCACCTATTGCACGCAATGCCAGTGGCTGTTGCGTGCTGCCTGGCTGGCCCAGGAACTGCTCAGCACGTTTGGCGACGACCTCGGCAAAGTGTCGCTGGTGCCCGGCACCGGTGGGGTGTTTCACATTTTCTGTGACGACGTGCAGATCTGGGAGCGCAAGGCTGACGGCGGTTTCCCGGAAGCCAAAGTGCTGAAGCAGCGGGTCCGCGATCAAATTGATCCGGACCGCGACCTGGGGCACAACGATCGCAC of the Pseudomonas frederiksbergensis genome contains:
- a CDS encoding YbaN family protein codes for the protein MDNPIGNRSLMLRYVLLAIGWLSVALGVIGIFLPVLPTTPFLLLAAACFARSSPRFYHWLIEHPRLGPWVRDYLSGNGIPLKGKVYAIGLMWASILLSCYLVPLPWARGFMLTSAVLVTLYILKQKTLHKP
- a CDS encoding YecA family protein, with the protein product MSFAEQLTRLQVFLDADELHDEALDYVAAHGYLTALSICSEPVPDREWIDALFAEEPHYADDTEREAIESTLLALKAHIARQLASDEEFELPCDLDLGEEPDDSDLRGWCIGFMEGVFLREAAWFETAEDEVSEMLLPIMVGSGLFDEQPEFEDIAKDANLMDDMIVQIPEALTALYLLCQAPDEKPAILKPRHH
- the recQ gene encoding DNA helicase RecQ; translation: MLEQAQRVLKDIFGYDSFRGRQGAIIERVASGGDALVLMPTGGGKSLCFQVPALLREGLAVVVSPLIALMDDQVATLEELGVAAAALNSTLSAEQQRDLAARIKRGEVKMLYLAPERLVQPRMLAFLQSLEISLFAIDEAHCVSQWGHDFRREYLQLGQLAELFPNVPRIALTATADKRTREEIVDRLHLQDAERFLSSFDRPNIFYRIVPKEQPRKQLLAFLAERRSDAGIVYCLSRKKVDEVAVFLSEQGFPALPYHAGLPNDTRAHHQKRFLNEEGLVMVATVAFGMGIDKPNVRFVAHLDLPKSLEAYYQETGRGGRDGLPADAWMAYGLQDVVMLKQMLQNSEGDERHKRLEQHKLDAMLSLCEETRCRRQTLLAYFDEDMPEPCGHCDNCVDGVQTWDATEPARQALSAIYRTGQRYGVGHLVDVLLGKDNEKIRSFGHQHLSVYGVGKAMGESEWRSLFRQLVARGLADIDLEGYGGLRLSDSCRPLLKGEVTLELRRDLKPQTTAKSSKSQASQLVRGEEREQWEALRALRRKLAEEHGVPPYVIFPDSTLLEMLRSQPTSLAEMATVSGVGARKLERYGEAFLEVLGGQVEAPKVVADLRHELITLARAGMTPLQIAGQLQCSEKNVYTLLAEAIGKQQLSLEQALDLPEELMGEIQDAFLDGEGELPPVSEIAALFAGRVPEGVLYCVRAALQSEFEI
- a CDS encoding MarR family transcriptional regulator, producing MPLTEQHRFGMQLAQMSRGWRAELDRRLAGLGLSQARWLVLLHLARFDDAPTQRELAQSVGVEGPTLARLLDSLESQGLVQRQSVLEDRRAKKIVLCAPALPLIEQIETIATQLRHELFDGVDEADLKVCMRVHGHILANLEKS
- a CDS encoding FimV family protein gives rise to the protein MLDSWHVALRCCARLFLVGGAVTYSALAPALGLGEITLHSALNQPLRADIALEDAAGLAEGEFSVSLATADEFSRAGIDRVFFLNNLKFTPILRGNRSLIRVSSSKPVNEPFLNFLVQLNQPNGRVLREYTVLIDPPGTPGIVPVTDEPVTDVQSSGFPTVAPAAEKPPATKSKKPPPPPVAAPMSDPVAEQLAASVLQNQQLQASIDELTAKLQAQEELVAGQKKQVTELQTQLAEITTAAAEPVAPAVVAPAPAIVEEPEATNWGLIVGLLAVAVLVLLGVFVRRQRQQVQALPDALPVLPSRHEPVLDRTAEPVAQSSTVQPATESGEESPAGDVLEGVEIYLAYGRFSEAAGLLREALIKEPQRTDLAVQLLEVLGKQGDAPAYEAQENNLRDAGYDLQELQTIRARHPKLSSAAPLAVAASMTPPKAAIAEAAPNDEFQLNLDDLSMDSSWDLISPFEHSPSAAKPSSESAPVEPPFVSNLHVLPEVFEMPDEPIMDEPELEWVAEPDSQSLDDAFLNEFSDPGQSLELEPLNLEPAEPSSADKLEQAQTCIDDGDVNSAIELLNELLEEGNEPLKQTARNLLAGLS
- a CDS encoding SelT/SelW/SelH family protein — encoded protein: MTARKPEIIITYCTQCQWLLRAAWLAQELLSTFGDDLGKVSLVPGTGGVFHIFCDDVQIWERKADGGFPEAKVLKQRVRDQIDPDRDLGHNDRTQ